The Thalassoglobus sp. JC818 genome segment TCGTCGAATCGAAGACCTGAAACGAGATTGCATGTCTTAATGGATTGGTGGGTGCGCTTGATCTTTGGTCGCCGACGATGGACGATTCAAATTCAGACCGACAACTCCCAGATCGAGAACTCTTCATGTCAGAGAATGCCCCCTTCGACGATTTTAATGACGACGATGATGATGGTTTCTCTACACCGTCGCCATCTCCGGGGATGAGCACCGGAATGAAGGTGCTGATGGGGCTTCTCATTTTCTCAGCCCTGAGTCTGGTCGTCTGTTGTGGCGGTGCTTACTGGTTCCTTTCGAATTCGACAACAACGACAAACAACCCGGCAGAAATCGATGCGATGCGAGACAAAATCGCCACGATCGTTTTGCCGGCCGTCTATGAGCCCGGCGCTGGCGTGGGGTTCAACGTGTTCGACATCGTCAAGATGGACATGGTCGCTTACGGTCGGAGCAAAGACCCTGAAAATGGAGGAATAGTTCTGATGCAGATGTCTGGCTCCTCCATAACAGAGAAAGATGACCTTCGGCTCGAGTTTGAAAAGGAAGCCGAGAAACAGGGGACGAACCAGGACATCAACGTCACATCCCAGGAAACTCGCACATTCACGATTGACGGCGAAGAGGTCGACTTCGAATTTGTGACCGGAACTCGTCCCGAATCGGACGAAGTCGTCCATCAGGTGGTGGGACTTTTCAAAGGACGCGAGGGAGTCGCCTTCCTCATGATCTTCGAGACAGACAACAACTGGGACGAAGAAGAAGTCGTTCGCATGATCGAATCCATCTCGACCAAATAGTGACGAGTTCTCTTTTCGCTTCGTTTGATGCGACGAAGCGACTGATCTCCACGTGATCGTCGTATTTACAGTCGATCACTGGTCGGAGAAATGCTGCCGAGCACTCACATCTAAAACCATTGATACGACTCAATCTGACGTCGTGAAAGTGTCCGGGCGGATCATAAAATCCCGGATTCTGATGAGTTGATCGGACCATCTCCAAAATCCTTGACGGCTGCGGTTCGCGAGGATACACTCCACCACTTATCGAACAATGGTTCTTTTATTTGAAATTGGTTATTGAAGCCCGTGAGTCTTCGGAATACCGAAATATTCTGTGAAATCGCAACGCAGCGCAGCTTTTCCCGGGCTGCGTCGGCGCGTCAAATTTCACAGCCGGCGGTGAGTCAGGCTCTCCAACAACTCGAAGACCAACTCGGCGTCGCTTTGATCGATCGATCGCAACGTCCGATCGGATTGACACCTGCTGGAACTGTTTATTTTGAACGATGCCAGAAATGGCTGGACGACTACCGGGAAATTGAAGACGCGGTCACACGATTCAGCGGTCGACTAACGGGTCGGGTTCGAGTCGCCTCGATTTATTCCGTCGGTCTGCTGCAAATGGCAGACTATGTGAGAAAGTTTCGCAGCGAATATCCCGATGTCGAATTGAGTCTGGACTACGTTCAACCCGACGAAGTTTACAATCGCGTGCTTCGGGATGAAGTGGAGCTCGGGATTGTTTCCTTCCCCAAAGATGGCGGGGACATTGGCTGCCTTCCGTGGATTGATCAGGAAATGGTTCTGGCAGTTGCTCCAGAACATCCGATTGCCGATCGGGAGTCGATCCGATTGACGGATCTCCAAGGACTCGATTTAGTTGCGTTCACACATGATTTGATGATCCGACGTGCCACTGAGAAATTACTGAGAAAATCGAACGTGACCATGCACGTCGTTCATCAGTTCGATAACCTTGAGACCGTCAAGCGGGCAGTCGAAATCAATTTGGGTGTGGCACTGTTACCGTTGGCCACACTTCGACGTGAACTGGAATTTGAAACTTTGCGTGCGATCCCTCTTTCAGACTGCACATTCGTGCGTCCCTTGGGAATTGTTCATAAACGTCACAAACACCTGTCTCGTGCTGCCGAGAAGTTCGTGGAGTTGCTTCACGAAGAGTCTCCTGAAC includes the following:
- a CDS encoding LysR family transcriptional regulator, with the protein product MSLRNTEIFCEIATQRSFSRAASARQISQPAVSQALQQLEDQLGVALIDRSQRPIGLTPAGTVYFERCQKWLDDYREIEDAVTRFSGRLTGRVRVASIYSVGLLQMADYVRKFRSEYPDVELSLDYVQPDEVYNRVLRDEVELGIVSFPKDGGDIGCLPWIDQEMVLAVAPEHPIADRESIRLTDLQGLDLVAFTHDLMIRRATEKLLRKSNVTMHVVHQFDNLETVKRAVEINLGVALLPLATLRRELEFETLRAIPLSDCTFVRPLGIVHKRHKHLSRAAEKFVELLHEESPEHEPVSPFSTATSSSSA